TGTTGGTCGATACCTTGGGATTAGTGGTGATGGTGGTAGTCACTGCTGCTAATGTCAATGACCGCGATGGGGCACGGTGTCTGTTGGAAAGGCTGTATCAGATACGCCAACGTTTTCCCGTCTAGTACGCATGTGGG
This genomic interval from Funiculus sociatus GB2-C1 contains the following:
- a CDS encoding transposase codes for the protein MEDHEPTPSAAVLDSQSVETATMVNIEVGYDGGKQVKGRKWHLLVDTLGLVVMVVVTAANVNDRDGARCLLERLYQIRQRFPV